The following coding sequences lie in one Phalacrocorax aristotelis chromosome 2, bGulAri2.1, whole genome shotgun sequence genomic window:
- the UTP23 gene encoding rRNA-processing protein UTP23 homolog has protein sequence MKLRRQKHAKKNMGFYKHNFQFREPFQVLLDGTFCQAALRNKIQIREQLPGYLAGATQLCTTRCVLKELESLGKALYGAKLIAQSFQVRNCSHHKDPVSGSACLLSLVEEGNPHHFFIATQDQDLANKVKKKAGIPLLFIIQNTMVLDKPSPKSLAFVQKLQTNQLVPEHQKQSIVQLKEKEGLAKQGGEKRRKRKRAGGPNPLSCLKKKKKTIQEGQEPSAEKKKRRKRKRNRVKAEAVQSVQNDEEE, from the exons ATGAAGCTGCGGCGGCAGAAGCACGCCAAGAAGAACATGGGCTTCTACAAGCACAACTTCCAGTTCCGCGAGCCCTTCCAGGTGCTGCTGGACGGCACCTTCTGCCAGGCCGCGCTCCGCAATAAGATCCAGATCCGGGAGCAGCTGCCCGGGTACCTGGCCGGCGCCACGCAGCTCTGTACCACGCG atGTGTTCTGAAAGAACTGGAATCACTGGGGAAAGCCCTGTACGGAGCAAAATTAATTGCCCAAAGCTTTCAAGTTCGAAACTGTTCACACCACAAGGATCCTGTGAGCGGTTCGGCCTGTTTACTTTCCCTGGTTGAAGAAGGCAATCCTCACCACTTCTTTATTGCTACACAG GACCAGGATTTAGcaaacaaagtgaaaaagaagGCTGGCATTCCTCTCCTCTTTATTATTCAGAACACTATGGTGCTAGACAAACCTTCTCCTAAATCTTTGGCATTCGTTCAAAAGTTGCAGACAAATCAGCTTGTTCCGGAGCATCAGAAACAAAGTATTGTgcagcttaaagaaaaagaaggactAGCAAAGCAAGGAggtgaaaagagaagaaaacgcAAAAGGGCAGGTGGCCCCAATCCTCTCAGCtgtctgaagaagaaaaagaagacaataCAGGAGGGTCAGGAGCCTTCTgctgagaagaagaaaagaagaaaaagaaagcgaAATAGGGTTAAGGCAGAAGCCGTGCAGTCAGTGCAAAATGATGAAGAAGAATAA